The DNA region TGTGCTACGATTTGCTGAATGGCAGGATAATGCACGTGAGAAATCCGTGGAAAGAGATGGTGTTCTACCTGGTAGTTGAGTCCACCTAAAAACCAGCTCACAAATTTATTTTGTACTGCAAAATCGGAAGTCGTTTTTAATTGGTGAACAGCCCATTCCGATTCAATTTTGGTTACCCCTTCATCGTGTGCGTGTTCGAACTCCACATTTTCTACCACGTGAGCCAATTGGAATACCAGAGATAATGTTAAACCGAGTGCAACGTGCATGGCTATAAAGCCCATTAACCAGCCAAACCATCCCCATACAAAAATGGGGACAACGATGTAAATGAAAATGTACAACACTTTAGAAATCCAAAAAATAACATGTTCTTTTGGTTTCATTTTATCCACTTTTACATTGTAAGCTTTGGCAGCAAAATATTCCTGAATATCTTTGAGTAAGAGCCAGAAAATGGTGCTTACGGCATAAAGCGGAATGATGTAAAGAAATTGCAAACGATGTGCCCAAACATGTGGCTGTGTTGGTGCCATGCGGATTAAAGGAGCCTTCTGAATATCGTCATCCACACCGTCGATATTGGTGTAAGTATGGTGAACGATATTGTGTTTTTGTTTCCACATAAAGGCATCACTTCCGAGTGCGTTCATTGAAAGGGAAAAGAGATCGTTGATTTTCTTTTTGGAACTATAGGAACCGTGACAAGCATCATGCATTACGTTA from Flavobacteriales bacterium includes:
- a CDS encoding acyl-CoA desaturase is translated as MFYICTSSIIIVLAIVQFSRPENDFFASLRSAVNQYFEKENKKQSGDFRLYLKTIVFVTAAIAVYAVLMLVNLQWYIALPLAFLMGLLQAFIGFNVMHDACHGSYSSKKKINDLFSLSMNALGSDAFMWKQKHNIVHHTYTNIDGVDDDIQKAPLIRMAPTQPHVWAHRLQFLYIIPLYAVSTIFWLLLKDIQEYFAAKAYNVKVDKMKPKEHVIFWISKVLYIFIYIVVPIFVWGWFGWLMGFIAMHVALGLTLSLVFQLAHVVENVEFEHAHDEGVTKIESEWAVHQLKTTSDFAVQNKFVSWFLGGLNYQVEHHLFPRISHVHYPAIQQIVAQVCAEYNVAYHSFPTTRSALASHFRHMYKLGKNN